The Salvelinus fontinalis isolate EN_2023a chromosome 34, ASM2944872v1, whole genome shotgun sequence region GTTGTTCTGTctcctgttcagccatgagaaGAGACATCTGCAGAGCATGCTCCTCCTCCAGACGCCTCTGCATCTCCTCCAGAGCACTCACACGTCGCTGGGTctcctctgaaacacacacacacacacaaagaaaagaAAAGACACATAAACGCACGGACGGTCGTACACATACAAGtgcacataccacacacacacatgcatgaacgcacacacacacacaattattttCAATGATTGCACGAAAAGTAGTGGACTTTACATTCAAGACAAATTAATCAATTAATCACAGAGTACAGACTGCCCTGTATAGTTTTCTTCATAACACTCTCTTATATCATACACACTACGTTAcaacgatctctctctctctcacctgtcttACTGTCCTGCTCCTCTAGGGAAGAGCTGGGTGTGATCCGTCCATCATGGGGCCCCCGAGGCCCCTCAGGCTCCAGACTCATCTGGCAaagagagaggtcaggggtcaagggTCTCACGTGGGGCCTTAGCAGCGTGGCCGAGGGGTTCTCCACCTCATAGGACTGATTCAGGGGGACCGCGGGGCTCCTACGGCTCAGGGCCAAACGAGGCACTCCCCCCATGAAGCGCGGGAGCCTCTCCTGGCTGCGGTCCATGCCAGGTCCTGAGGCAGAATGGGAGGAGTGGAGCTGGCTGTCTAGGGTGTGGCAGCGCCGGCGAAACCCGGAGCTGATGACATCATGATGCCCATGTGAACCAGTTCCGGAGGTACTGACTGGGCTGCAGCTCTTCTCCTGGACCGGGCTGGTGCCACACTGGCTGCCACGACGACTACTGCTACTGTCACTGACGCCTGACCCCCGTTCCGGTGACCTCATCACCCCTGTCGCCATGACAACAGCGCTCTCCTGGTGCCTCCCCACTAGCCCTCTGGGGATGAGGTCAGCCGAACCAATGGGGAAGGAGATCATCATGTTACCAGTGGACACTGGACGTGGTCGGCGGCGGTGGGGGCGGGGACTCATGCTGGGTTCAGGGCTGGGCAGGAGGGCGTAAGGGTCGGGGAGGCCAGACGAGAGGCAGCTAAACCGAGAGTCATATGGGTCACACACAGCCTGGGACTGGGCTTGAGCTGGGGCAGGATACTGACTCTGGTGCTGGATGTGGGCCTGGGGTGGGTTTAGGGGACTGTGGCGCAGGCTGTACCCCTGTTCAGGTTTCATCTCTCCCAGAGGACTGCGGCTCTCGTTCTCCTTGTCAGAGAGGCTCTCCGCAGGTGGGGTGGTTGAAGTGACCCGGTCGATGACTTTTGACCCCCTCTGGGCCTGCTCTCTCTCCACATACTCCCTCGACCTCCTCAGAAGGCTCTGGAAACTCACATCCTGACCGCCCCCTATCTCCTCCTTTacctcccacctctcctcctctgcctgcttctctctctcctctgccctgtaCCCATTCAGGACTATGGGGGACTCAGGTTGAGGGGTGGTGGGCCGATCCGTAATGTGTAGCCCAACCACACCAGCGCCCCTGGGTAGCCCAGGGGAGTCCGTGACCAGGGTGTAGCCATTCACTGTCTCAGGTTTTGGGGAAAGGCAATATGGCGGAGTTGGTAGATCCATTTTACCCTCCATCTCTGGTACTCTGTCCACCTGTAgtaagagaggcagagagaagaggggaattaACACAAATAATCAGATATGGGCTGCGCCTGAAAAAgcacccttttccctttataacatgcactacccaagaagactcgaggctgtaatcgcttccaaaggtgcttcaacaaagtaccgagtaaagggtctgaatacttatgtaaatgtgatttgcaaacatttccccaaaactatttttgctttgtcattatggggtattgtgtgtagattgatgagggaaaatcaatttaatcaattttttaataaggctgtaacggaacagaatgtggaaaaagtcaagaggtctgaatactttgtgaatgcactgtaagtgcatattatgtgtgtgtgagcaaatcagtgagtgtttgtatgtgtgtgtgagcaaatcagtgtgtgtgtgtgtgtgtgtgtgtgtgtgtgtgtgtgtgtgtgtgtgtgtgtgtgtgtgtgtgtgtgtgtgtgtgtgttggagtatcagtgtgtgtgtgtgtatgtgtgttggagtatcagtgtgtgtgtgtgtgtgttggagtatcagtgtgtgtttgtatgtgtgttggagtatcagtgtgtgtgtgtatgtgtgttggagtatcagtgtgtgtgtgtgtgtgtgtgtgtgtgtgtatatgtgtgttggagtatcagtgtgtgtgtgtgtatgtgtgttggagtatcagtgtgtgtatatgtgtgttggagtatcagtgtgtgtgtgtgtatgtgtgttggagtatcagtgtgtgtttgtatgtgtgttggagtatcagtgtgtgtgttggagtatcagtgtgtgtgtgtgtatgtgtgttggagtatcagtgtgtgtttgtatgtgtgttggagtatcagtgtgtgtgttggagtatcagtgtgtgtttgtgtgttggagtatcagtgtgtgtgttggagtatcagtgtgtgtgtgtgtatgtgtgttggagtatcagtgtgtgtttgtgtgtgtgttggagtatcagtgtgcgtagtgtgttggagtatcagtgtgtgtttgtgtgtgtgttggagtatcagtgtgcgtagtgtgttggagtatcagtgtgcgtagtgtgttggagtatcagtgtgcgtagtgtgttggagtatcagtgtgcgtagtgtgtagggccctgtgagtgtgcgtagtgtgtagggccctgtgagtgtgcgtagtgtgtagggccctgtgagtgtgtagggccctgtgagtgtgtagggccctgtgagtgtgtagggccctgtgagtgtgcgtagtgtgtagggccctgtgagtgtgcgtagtgtgtagggccctgtgagtgtgtgtagtgtgtagggccctgtgagtgtgtagggccctgtgagtgtgcgtagtgtgtagggccctgtgagtgtgcgtagtgtgtagggccctgtgagtgtgtagggccctgtgagtgtgcgtagtgtgtagggccctgtgagtgtgcgtagtgtgtagagccctgtgagtgtgtagggccctgtgagtgtgtagggccctgtgagtgtgcgtagtgtgtagggccctgtgagtgtgtagggccctgtgagtgtgcgtagtgtgtagggccctgtgagtgtacatagagtcagtgcaaaaataagaataaaatacaaaggtcaactcagatagtccgtgtagccatgttgttagatactgtatttagct contains the following coding sequences:
- the LOC129833663 gene encoding centriolar coiled-coil protein of 110 kDa-like, with amino-acid sequence MDMESYEDFCLRSLARLQTESQRKSQGQQTGSEPTGPVEALSFIHFHGRAVLSPLLSVEQRSEMSQYRQRAAQLEVDRQALRSSSLLTRVQDILDNAQVDRVPEMEGKMDLPTPPYCLSPKPETVNGYTLVTDSPGLPRGAGVVGLHITDRPTTPQPESPIVLNGYRAEEREKQAEEERWEVKEEIGGGQDVSFQSLLRRSREYVEREQAQRGSKVIDRVTSTTPPAESLSDKENESRSPLGEMKPEQGYSLRHSPLNPPQAHIQHQSQYPAPAQAQSQAVCDPYDSRFSCLSSGLPDPYALLPSPEPSMSPRPHRRRPRPVSTGNMMISFPIGSADLIPRGLVGRHQESAVVMATGVMRSPERGSGVSDSSSSRRGSQCGTSPVQEKSCSPVSTSGTGSHGHHDVISSGFRRRCHTLDSQLHSSHSASGPGMDRSQERLPRFMGGVPRLALSRRSPAVPLNQSYEVENPSATLLRPHVRPLTPDLSLCQMSLEPEGPRGPHDGRITPSSSLEEQDSKTEETQRRVSALEEMQRRLEEEHALQMSLLMAEQETEQQRLCQELDEKGKRLREQGCGRLLSGDGGGLSPSCPGLSPTLSATDRSPRHSVHSMGFSSPLSSSAPSPSMQPPVYLWGPTWGASKPRGRLSQVVTVEQQRVLCRLGAISCGFLTRRLLQTEKVKQLRQTVQDTQEFIRSFQTEAPQKRGSISAQDLSLQERVRAQLRAARYDVHDIFFEMPLEERLALLQLDREVRTEKKLREMEKARIPNDRVLSAATQRSLDRKKRVGESPRQARKVQKKPKSPPTNRILKPSQGQNASVPGQLNRQGLSVRSWYRNTPEDRVRRSDSLKKQNSLG